A region of Streptomyces sp. R44 DNA encodes the following proteins:
- a CDS encoding histidine phosphatase family protein has protein sequence MTETAARYLYLARHGEANEDESALTDRGRRQAVLLGERLRKAPLTAIHHGPLARAEQTARLIGDQLDGVPLRVSPPAGDYIPYIPRREELPAKSADAMLDFLARFPAQEREEGPGLASEAVARFTGPVDGDEPRHELVVTHNFLIAWLVREALDAPKARWMGINQTNAALTVIRYTSDRAPAVLFFNDTGHLPAELRWTGFPPELHI, from the coding sequence ATGACGGAGACAGCCGCCCGCTACCTGTATCTGGCGCGGCACGGTGAAGCGAACGAGGACGAGAGTGCGTTGACGGACCGGGGGCGCCGTCAGGCCGTCCTCCTCGGGGAGCGGCTCCGGAAGGCACCTCTCACAGCGATCCATCACGGCCCGCTGGCCCGCGCGGAACAGACGGCTCGGCTGATCGGTGACCAGCTCGACGGGGTCCCCCTGCGCGTGTCCCCGCCCGCCGGCGACTACATCCCCTACATTCCGCGGCGCGAGGAACTGCCCGCGAAGTCGGCCGACGCGATGCTCGACTTCCTGGCCCGGTTCCCGGCGCAGGAGCGGGAAGAGGGCCCCGGACTGGCCTCCGAGGCCGTGGCCCGGTTCACCGGCCCCGTCGACGGCGACGAGCCGCGCCACGAACTCGTCGTCACGCACAACTTCCTCATCGCCTGGCTCGTCCGGGAGGCCCTCGACGCCCCGAAGGCGCGGTGGATGGGCATCAACCAGACGAACGCGGCGCTGACCGTCATCCGCTACACGTCCGACCGGGCCCCCGCCGTCCTCTTCTTCAACGACACGGGTCATCTCCCCGCCGAGCTGCGGTGGACGGGTTTCCCTCCCGAGCTCCACATCTGA
- a CDS encoding restriction endonuclease yields MNVREPSADEVRPAPERTVRHLLESAREQATQLTLEAAFAWMTEGRLAYDLVADWRGLQEEANAELDRCCTALRGLRNATTPQDTVRYGRCAAEAILAGELRELVSRTKKAVAWSEQARDAVMADLGRLVRERRTEFPSAKAAPLGELLEELARARADLARSLETYREEMRELSLEEERRQEFLRSDGSVSLEEIRDLSSRGFEELIASLLERDGCEVRRTHGGAGDRGADVIAVGGNGERIVVQCKLRRKPGAAIGVVDVQTFNGTARPDHRATHPLMVTNARFTAQAEAAAARYGITLMDRSALRVWATFGKPLVFAVA; encoded by the coding sequence ATGAACGTGAGGGAACCTTCCGCGGACGAGGTCCGCCCCGCACCGGAGCGCACGGTGCGGCACCTCCTGGAGTCGGCACGCGAGCAGGCGACACAGCTGACCCTGGAGGCCGCCTTCGCCTGGATGACGGAGGGGCGGCTCGCGTACGACCTGGTTGCCGACTGGCGCGGTCTGCAGGAGGAGGCGAACGCGGAACTCGACCGCTGCTGTACGGCCCTGCGCGGCCTCAGGAACGCGACGACCCCACAGGACACCGTGCGGTACGGCCGGTGCGCGGCGGAGGCGATCCTCGCAGGAGAGCTGCGGGAGCTGGTGTCCCGCACGAAGAAGGCCGTGGCGTGGTCCGAGCAGGCCCGTGACGCGGTCATGGCGGACCTCGGCCGACTGGTGAGGGAGCGACGCACCGAGTTCCCCTCGGCCAAGGCGGCGCCCCTGGGGGAGTTGCTCGAGGAACTGGCGCGGGCACGGGCGGACCTCGCCCGCTCCCTGGAGACGTACCGGGAGGAGATGCGCGAGCTGTCCCTGGAGGAGGAGCGGCGCCAGGAGTTCCTGCGGAGCGACGGCAGCGTCTCCCTGGAGGAGATCCGCGACCTGTCCAGCCGCGGATTCGAGGAGCTGATCGCCTCACTCCTCGAACGCGACGGCTGCGAGGTGCGGCGTACGCACGGCGGGGCGGGGGACCGGGGAGCGGACGTCATCGCCGTGGGCGGGAACGGGGAGCGGATCGTCGTGCAGTGCAAGCTGCGGAGGAAGCCGGGTGCGGCGATCGGGGTCGTCGACGTGCAGACGTTCAACGGCACGGCACGGCCCGACCACCGGGCGACCCATCCCCTCATGGTGACGAACGCCCGCTTCACCGCCCAGGCGGAGGCGGCCGCGGCGAGATACGGGATCACACTCATGGACAGGAGCGCGCTGCGGGTCTGGGCGACCTTCGGGAAACCCCTTGTGTTCGCCGTCGCCTGA
- a CDS encoding PP2C family protein-serine/threonine phosphatase, whose protein sequence is MNGPGIDYEAVFQALPGAVAVLTPGLVFADVNEAFLSMSGRTREQVVGRYLFDVFPDNPDDPSATGVRNLRASLERVLATREPDTMALQRYDVEAPDRPGQWQERYWSPVNAPVLAPDGSVAFLLHRVEEVTELMQARGRGTAGERAQVLESELYTRARELQKVNERLRRAHAREREVALHLQEAMLPPPRPLGHHHAAVRYRPATGALNVCGDWYDLVELPGRTAVAVGDVVGHGLRAAGVMGLLRSALSAASRVADGPARALEVLDLYSRDVHGAESTTAVSVVIDWTNRVLTYSSAGHPPPVLCHPDGTVEFLDRATDPPLGALPEHAPRPQARTPFTDGTVLALYTDGLVERRREDIDTGLDRLADALARHRAAAPEALADILLTELTPPSGVTDDTALVLLRL, encoded by the coding sequence GTGAACGGACCCGGGATCGATTACGAAGCGGTGTTCCAGGCCTTGCCGGGTGCCGTCGCGGTGCTCACCCCCGGGCTGGTCTTCGCGGACGTCAACGAGGCCTTCCTGTCGATGTCCGGCCGGACCCGCGAGCAGGTCGTCGGCCGCTATCTCTTCGACGTCTTCCCCGACAACCCGGACGATCCGTCCGCGACCGGCGTGCGCAATCTGCGCGCCTCCCTGGAGCGGGTCCTCGCCACCCGGGAACCCGACACCATGGCACTGCAGCGTTACGACGTCGAGGCCCCCGACCGGCCCGGGCAGTGGCAGGAGCGGTACTGGAGCCCGGTCAACGCCCCCGTCCTCGCGCCGGACGGCTCCGTGGCCTTCCTTCTGCACCGCGTGGAGGAGGTCACCGAACTGATGCAGGCCCGCGGCAGGGGCACTGCCGGGGAGCGCGCCCAGGTCCTGGAGTCCGAGCTCTACACCCGCGCGAGGGAACTGCAGAAGGTGAACGAGCGCCTGCGCCGGGCGCACGCCCGCGAGCGCGAGGTGGCCCTCCACCTCCAGGAGGCGATGCTGCCCCCGCCCCGCCCCCTGGGCCACCACCACGCCGCCGTCCGCTACCGGCCCGCCACCGGAGCGCTCAACGTCTGCGGCGACTGGTACGACCTGGTCGAGCTGCCCGGCCGCACCGCGGTCGCCGTGGGCGACGTCGTCGGCCACGGTCTGCGCGCCGCCGGCGTGATGGGACTCCTCCGCAGCGCCCTGTCGGCGGCCTCACGCGTCGCCGACGGCCCCGCCCGCGCCCTGGAAGTCCTCGACCTGTACTCGCGTGACGTCCACGGCGCCGAGTCCACCACGGCCGTGTCCGTCGTGATCGACTGGACGAACCGTGTCCTCACCTACAGCAGTGCCGGCCATCCCCCTCCCGTCCTCTGCCACCCCGACGGCACCGTCGAGTTCCTCGACCGGGCCACCGACCCCCCACTGGGGGCGCTCCCCGAACACGCGCCCCGGCCCCAGGCCCGGACCCCCTTCACGGACGGCACGGTCCTCGCGCTCTACACCGACGGGCTCGTCGAGCGCCGCCGCGAGGACATCGACACCGGTCTGGACAGGCTCGCCGACGCGCTCGCCCGGCACCGGGCCGCCGCCCCGGAGGCTCTGGCCGACATCCTGCTCACCGAGCTCACCCCGCCCTCCGGTGTCACCGACGACACGGCCCTGGTCCTCCTCCGGCTCTGA
- a CDS encoding GNAT family N-acetyltransferase: MTDHHSSASPTVVRLAEYTKADQTEILGDGADPFGVADAGLTWLPKKEHFGIRRQDRLVAHAGLLQLPLSVAGSAIPVVGVGGVAVAPDLRGHGLARAVVAAALDHARTLGPRYGLLFCRPPLVALYRRLGWHLLEQPVHVEQPEGPAIMPLRTMWTPLHDDATWPPGEVRLLSLPM; this comes from the coding sequence ATGACGGATCACCACTCCTCCGCGTCGCCGACCGTGGTGCGGCTCGCGGAGTACACGAAGGCCGACCAGACCGAGATCCTCGGCGACGGTGCCGATCCCTTCGGCGTCGCCGACGCCGGACTGACCTGGCTGCCCAAGAAGGAACACTTCGGCATCAGGCGGCAGGACCGCCTCGTCGCGCACGCCGGCCTGCTGCAGCTGCCCCTGTCGGTCGCCGGCTCGGCGATACCGGTGGTGGGCGTCGGCGGCGTGGCCGTCGCCCCCGACCTGCGGGGCCACGGACTGGCGCGCGCGGTCGTCGCGGCGGCCCTGGACCACGCCCGGACACTGGGCCCGCGGTACGGGCTGCTCTTCTGCCGACCGCCCCTCGTCGCGCTCTACCGGCGACTCGGCTGGCACCTCCTCGAACAGCCCGTCCACGTCGAACAACCCGAGGGGCCCGCGATCATGCCGCTCCGCACGATGTGGACACCGCTCCACGACGACGCGACCTGGCCGCCGGGAGAGGTCAGGCTGCTCTCGCTCCCCATGTGA
- a CDS encoding VanZ family protein — translation MNDHTPASVPLRRARRIVLPGLAVLGLACGLYVLRGPLLMAAPRCVAGQWHGCFDTFNGVVLMTLVALPLAFLVVWGLAYRRRAAGARSAWRMSLAEVGMVHGTLPFLGLTMMPGAGAGVVPGRVSLVPLRDLVTMGTLGIIGNLLVFASLGFFAPMRWAALASVPRILALGAGCSLLVETAQYVLRLDRVSSVDDVLVNTTGAVLAALASRRWWRTPGEAPSDTPRPALQAAA, via the coding sequence ATGAACGACCACACCCCTGCGTCCGTCCCGCTCCGCCGCGCGCGCCGGATCGTCCTGCCCGGTCTCGCGGTGCTCGGCCTCGCGTGCGGCCTGTACGTCCTGCGGGGCCCGCTCCTGATGGCCGCCCCGCGCTGCGTGGCCGGGCAGTGGCACGGCTGCTTCGACACGTTCAACGGTGTGGTGCTGATGACGCTGGTCGCGCTGCCCCTGGCGTTCCTGGTGGTGTGGGGTCTGGCGTACCGGCGGCGTGCCGCCGGAGCGAGGTCGGCGTGGCGGATGTCGCTGGCCGAGGTGGGCATGGTCCACGGGACGCTGCCGTTCCTGGGGCTGACCATGATGCCGGGGGCCGGCGCCGGGGTCGTCCCCGGCCGGGTGAGCCTGGTCCCGCTGCGGGACCTGGTCACGATGGGGACGCTCGGGATCATCGGCAACCTGCTGGTCTTCGCGTCGCTCGGGTTCTTCGCCCCGATGCGGTGGGCGGCGCTCGCCTCCGTACCGCGGATCCTCGCGCTCGGGGCCGGCTGCTCGCTCCTGGTCGAAACCGCTCAGTACGTCCTGCGGCTCGACCGGGTGTCCTCCGTCGACGACGTCCTGGTCAACACCACCGGCGCCGTCCTGGCCGCGCTCGCGTCGCGCCGCTGGTGGCGCACTCCGGGGGAAGCGCCCTCGGACACTCCCCGCCCGGCACTCCAGGCCGCTGCTTAG
- a CDS encoding response regulator transcription factor, whose product MRVLIVEDEPYLAEAVRDGLRLEAIAADIAGDGDTALEMLGVHSYDLAVLDRDIPGPSGDEVARRIVASGSGIPILMLTAADRIDDKASGFELGADDYLTKPFDLRELVLRLRALDRRRAHSRPPVREVAGLRLDPFRREVFRDGRYVALTRKQFAVLEVLVAAEGGVVSAEELLERAWDENADPLTNAVRITVSALRKRLGEPWIIATVPGVGYRIDAGSHG is encoded by the coding sequence ATGCGCGTACTGATCGTGGAGGACGAGCCCTACCTGGCCGAAGCAGTCCGTGACGGGCTCCGCCTGGAAGCGATCGCCGCCGACATCGCCGGCGACGGCGACACCGCACTGGAGATGCTCGGCGTCCACAGCTACGACCTCGCGGTCCTGGACCGCGACATCCCCGGCCCCTCCGGCGACGAGGTCGCCCGGCGCATCGTCGCCTCCGGCAGCGGCATCCCGATCCTCATGCTCACCGCGGCGGACCGGATCGACGACAAGGCCTCCGGGTTCGAGCTCGGCGCCGACGACTACCTGACCAAGCCGTTCGACCTGCGCGAGCTCGTCCTGCGGCTGAGGGCCCTCGACCGAAGGCGCGCGCACTCCCGGCCCCCGGTCCGCGAGGTCGCGGGCCTCCGGCTCGACCCCTTCCGCCGGGAGGTCTTCCGCGACGGACGCTACGTCGCGCTCACCCGTAAGCAGTTCGCCGTCCTCGAAGTCCTTGTCGCCGCCGAGGGCGGCGTCGTCAGTGCCGAAGAGCTCCTCGAACGGGCCTGGGACGAGAACGCCGACCCGCTCACCAACGCCGTACGCATCACCGTCTCCGCCCTGCGCAAACGGCTCGGCGAACCATGGATCATCGCCACCGTGCCCGGAGTCGGGTACCGGATCGACGCCGGCTCGCATGGATAG
- a CDS encoding sensor histidine kinase: MDRRPGLSARLKLTLSYAGFLAVAGALMLAVVWGFLLRYVPDNSQGLLGISPNRYLLVHTFAPAAAVAMAFLLVFGLVGGWILAGRMLAPLDRITAAARTAGSGSLSHRIRMKGRRDEFRELSDAFDSMLEQLESHVAEQQRFAANASHELRTPLAVSRTLLDVAREDPTRDRDELIERLQAVNTRAIDLTEALLLLSRSDRGNVTRESVDLSLVAEEAAETLLPLAEQRRITLDVTGEAAPTRGSAGLLLRMVTNLVQNAIVHNLPTGGTVTVHTGTRDDASVVRVENTGPPLPPELVPTLTEPFRRGTERVRTDEHAGVGLGLAIVHSVVRAHDGTLDLAPRPGGGLLVTVTLPRTP; the protein is encoded by the coding sequence ATGGATAGGCGCCCCGGGCTCAGCGCCCGCCTGAAGCTCACCCTCAGCTACGCCGGATTCCTCGCCGTCGCCGGCGCCCTCATGCTGGCCGTGGTGTGGGGCTTCCTGCTGCGCTACGTACCCGACAACTCGCAGGGCCTTCTCGGGATCTCGCCCAACCGCTACCTCCTCGTGCACACCTTCGCCCCCGCCGCGGCCGTGGCGATGGCCTTCCTGCTCGTGTTCGGCCTCGTCGGAGGATGGATCCTCGCCGGCCGGATGCTCGCACCGCTCGACCGGATCACCGCCGCGGCACGGACGGCGGGAAGCGGATCGCTGTCCCACCGCATCCGCATGAAGGGCCGCCGGGACGAGTTCCGCGAACTGTCCGACGCCTTCGACTCGATGCTCGAACAACTCGAGTCCCACGTCGCCGAGCAGCAGCGCTTCGCCGCGAACGCCTCCCACGAACTGCGCACCCCGCTCGCCGTCTCGCGCACTCTCCTCGACGTCGCCCGCGAGGACCCCACGCGGGACCGGGACGAACTCATCGAACGCCTGCAAGCCGTCAACACCCGGGCGATCGACCTCACCGAAGCGCTCCTCCTGCTCAGCCGCAGCGACCGCGGGAACGTCACCCGCGAGAGCGTCGACCTCTCCCTCGTCGCCGAAGAGGCCGCCGAAACCCTGCTCCCCCTCGCCGAACAGCGCCGGATCACCCTCGACGTCACCGGCGAGGCCGCCCCGACCAGGGGCTCCGCCGGGCTGCTGCTGCGGATGGTCACGAACCTCGTCCAGAACGCCATCGTCCACAACCTGCCCACCGGTGGCACCGTGACCGTCCACACCGGGACGCGGGACGACGCGAGCGTGGTACGGGTCGAGAACACGGGCCCTCCGCTGCCTCCGGAGCTGGTGCCGACCCTCACCGAACCCTTCCGGCGCGGAACGGAACGCGTACGCACCGACGAGCACGCCGGTGTCGGCCTCGGCCTCGCCATCGTGCACAGCGTCGTCCGCGCCCACGACGGGACCCTCGACCTCGCCCCTCGCCCCGGCGGCGGCCTCCTCGTCACGGTCACGCTTCCCCGCACGCCGTAG
- a CDS encoding MFS transporter, with the protein MVGDRQGWLRCLLAGAVFVVGMTGTTLPTPLYPLYQEKFGFSELTVTVVYAVYAFGVIGVLLLAGNASDTVGRRPTLLWGLGFAGMSAVCFLSADGLAWLYAGRLLSGLSAGLFTGAATAYVMDLAPPGGQSRATLVATAANMGGLGCGPLLAGLLAEYAPEPLLLPFAVHLALVAVSVVVLLRLPETVRDPRPLSAVRPQRPALPAQVRPVFVPAAIASFAGFALFGVFTSVSPAFLAQFLQVDNHAVSGLIVALAFFSSTAGQLAVGRFGVPRSLPLGCVVLFAGLAFLAGALSAELLALVVLAAVVGGVGQGLSFRAALSAVAAAAPVERRAAVISTLFVVAYTGISIPVIGVGLLAEPLGLEQAGLVFTGCMLLLVTSAAVYLLRRPVRTEAV; encoded by the coding sequence ATGGTTGGTGATCGTCAGGGGTGGCTGCGGTGTCTGCTCGCCGGGGCCGTGTTCGTCGTGGGGATGACCGGCACCACGCTGCCGACTCCGCTCTACCCGCTCTACCAGGAGAAATTCGGGTTCTCCGAGCTGACGGTGACCGTCGTGTACGCGGTGTACGCCTTCGGGGTCATCGGCGTGCTGCTGCTCGCGGGCAACGCCTCGGACACGGTCGGCCGACGGCCGACACTGCTGTGGGGGCTCGGCTTCGCGGGGATGAGTGCGGTCTGCTTCCTGAGCGCCGACGGACTGGCGTGGCTGTACGCGGGCCGGCTGCTCTCGGGCCTGTCGGCCGGCCTGTTCACGGGGGCGGCCACCGCGTACGTCATGGATCTCGCCCCGCCCGGCGGCCAGTCCCGGGCGACGCTCGTGGCGACGGCCGCCAACATGGGCGGACTGGGCTGCGGGCCGCTGCTCGCCGGCCTGCTCGCGGAGTACGCCCCCGAGCCGCTGCTGCTCCCCTTCGCCGTACATCTCGCCCTGGTGGCCGTATCGGTCGTCGTCCTGCTGCGGCTGCCGGAGACCGTGCGGGACCCGCGGCCGCTGAGCGCCGTACGGCCGCAGCGGCCGGCGCTGCCCGCGCAGGTCCGCCCGGTGTTCGTGCCGGCGGCCATCGCGTCCTTCGCGGGGTTCGCGTTGTTCGGGGTGTTCACCTCGGTCAGCCCCGCCTTCCTGGCCCAGTTCCTGCAGGTGGACAACCACGCGGTGAGCGGTCTGATCGTCGCGCTGGCCTTCTTCTCCTCCACGGCCGGTCAGCTGGCCGTCGGCCGCTTCGGGGTGCCCCGGTCCCTGCCGCTGGGCTGCGTCGTGCTCTTCGCCGGGCTTGCGTTCCTGGCGGGGGCGCTCTCCGCCGAGCTGCTTGCGCTCGTGGTCCTCGCCGCTGTCGTCGGCGGAGTCGGCCAGGGGCTCTCCTTCCGCGCGGCGCTGTCCGCCGTCGCCGCGGCCGCGCCGGTGGAGCGGCGTGCGGCGGTGATCTCGACCCTGTTCGTGGTGGCGTACACGGGCATCTCGATCCCGGTCATCGGGGTCGGCCTCCTGGCCGAACCGCTCGGCCTTGAGCAGGCGGGCCTGGTGTTCACCGGCTGCATGCTGCTTCTCGTCACCTCGGCGGCCGTGTATCTGCTGCGCCGGCCGGTGCGGACGGAAGCGGTGTGA
- a CDS encoding sensor domain-containing protein, with protein sequence MATSYSSAAGSRWRPATRGLLHMGGATLVRSLYLLTAPVTAAAGLLPALGALFASTAGLLLPSGSPVVARALAPARWCADLERWRIARVRPVAGEREGGDAASAPVPWLDAAHALLVLPVALVTSLVTALWWFVGLACVTCALRYEDAPPGSLRPLALTAGSAPSHISVSLGLSSPTDRALFGTAVGLALLLTLPLVTRACATAQAGLGQALLSDTSALHRRISGLERERDTARAQTLAAVTAEAAALRRLERDIHDGPQQRLVRLALELGRAERHLDSRPETARAALADAIVQTREALEELRALSRGIAPPILVDRGLHEALTSLAARSTVPAALDTAPLGHRPDPAVETAAYFVIAETLTNVAKHSHAHRCSIGLRHSEGTLRVWVTDDGVGGAHPGKGHGLRGLDERLRAVGGRLHVDSPAGGPTTITAELPCC encoded by the coding sequence ATGGCCACGTCGTACTCCTCCGCCGCGGGAAGTCGGTGGCGACCGGCGACGAGGGGCCTCCTGCACATGGGAGGGGCCACGCTCGTGCGGTCGCTCTACCTGCTCACCGCTCCGGTGACCGCCGCCGCCGGACTGCTCCCGGCACTCGGCGCGCTGTTCGCCTCGACGGCCGGCCTGCTGCTGCCGTCCGGTTCACCGGTCGTGGCTCGCGCCCTGGCCCCGGCCCGGTGGTGCGCCGACCTGGAGCGGTGGCGCATCGCCCGGGTACGTCCGGTAGCCGGGGAACGGGAGGGCGGTGACGCCGCGTCGGCTCCCGTCCCGTGGCTCGACGCCGCCCACGCGCTACTGGTCCTCCCCGTCGCCCTGGTCACCTCGCTCGTGACGGCGCTGTGGTGGTTCGTCGGACTCGCCTGCGTCACCTGCGCCCTGCGCTACGAGGACGCGCCGCCCGGATCCCTGCGGCCCCTGGCCCTGACCGCGGGCAGCGCCCCGTCCCACATCAGCGTGAGCCTCGGCCTGTCGTCACCGACGGACCGGGCCCTCTTCGGGACCGCCGTCGGCCTCGCGCTGCTCCTCACGCTCCCGCTCGTGACCCGGGCGTGCGCCACGGCGCAGGCCGGTCTGGGGCAGGCATTGCTCTCCGACACCTCCGCTCTGCACCGCCGGATCAGCGGACTCGAACGCGAACGGGACACCGCCCGGGCCCAGACCCTCGCGGCGGTCACCGCCGAGGCGGCCGCACTGCGCCGCCTCGAACGCGACATCCACGACGGTCCCCAGCAGCGCCTCGTCCGCCTCGCGCTGGAACTGGGGCGGGCCGAGCGCCACCTCGACAGCCGGCCGGAGACGGCCAGGGCGGCCCTCGCCGACGCGATCGTCCAGACCCGGGAGGCGCTGGAGGAGCTGCGGGCCCTTTCCCGCGGCATCGCCCCGCCGATCCTCGTCGACCGCGGCCTGCACGAGGCGCTCACCTCCCTCGCCGCACGCTCCACCGTCCCCGCCGCACTCGACACCGCGCCCCTCGGCCACCGGCCCGACCCCGCCGTCGAGACCGCCGCCTACTTCGTGATCGCGGAGACTCTGACCAACGTGGCCAAGCACAGCCACGCGCACCGCTGCTCCATCGGACTACGCCACAGCGAGGGAACCTTGAGGGTCTGGGTCACGGACGACGGGGTGGGCGGCGCGCACCCGGGCAAGGGGCACGGCCTGCGGGGCCTGGACGAGCGGCTGCGCGCCGTCGGCGGCCGGCTGCACGTGGACAGTCCCGCCGGGGGCCCGACGACGATCACCGCCGAGCTGCCGTGCTGCTGA
- a CDS encoding response regulator — translation MRIVVADDSVLLREGLVRLLVEEGHEVVDAVGDGPSLVAAVLAHRPDVSVVDVRMPPTHRDEGLRAAVDARSRLPGAPMLMLSQYVEASYAGELLADGCGAVGYLLKDRVARVDEFLDALERVARGATVLDPQVVAQLLTERRRDDTLGALTARERQILALMAEGCSNASVARQLGVTASAVEKHIGNIFAKLGLLPDDAHHRRVLAVLSYLKG, via the coding sequence CTGCGGATCGTCGTGGCCGACGACTCCGTGCTGCTGCGGGAGGGCCTGGTCCGTCTGCTCGTCGAGGAAGGGCACGAGGTCGTGGACGCGGTCGGTGACGGGCCCTCCCTGGTCGCGGCGGTCCTCGCCCACCGCCCGGACGTGTCGGTCGTCGACGTACGGATGCCGCCGACCCACCGGGACGAAGGGCTGCGCGCGGCCGTCGACGCCCGCTCACGGCTCCCCGGGGCACCGATGCTGATGCTCAGTCAGTACGTGGAGGCGTCGTACGCGGGCGAGCTGCTCGCCGACGGGTGCGGCGCGGTCGGCTACCTCCTCAAGGACCGGGTGGCCAGGGTCGACGAGTTCCTCGACGCGCTGGAGCGGGTCGCCCGCGGCGCGACCGTACTCGACCCCCAGGTCGTCGCCCAGCTCCTCACCGAGCGGCGCCGCGACGACACCCTCGGCGCGCTCACCGCACGGGAACGGCAGATCCTGGCGCTCATGGCCGAGGGCTGCTCCAACGCGTCCGTCGCCCGGCAGCTCGGGGTGACCGCCAGTGCGGTGGAGAAGCACATCGGCAACATCTTCGCCAAGCTCGGCCTGCTGCCCGACGACGCCCACCACCGCCGGGTGCTCGCCGTCCTCAGCTACTTGAAGGGATGA
- a CDS encoding LysR family transcriptional regulator — MDRPEIPLAQLYAFVVLAEELHFGHAATRLGIAQPPLSQQIRRLEDKVGHPLFSREPGRVALTPAGRELLPPARHALTGLADGLAAAREAGSGRAGRLRIGFAASLALTVLPGLLRTFHERFPAVRLDIQEMTTTPQLAALRERTIDVGLLREPPADDAALGFATVLTEPFVAVLPSAHPLARQRTVRVEQLADLPFVLLPRTVGPSLYDQIAGLCAAAGFTPEVVQHAVEWQTVCALVETGLGVSLAPESVRRIRLKGVAYRRIDLDATLTRVAAAWRKDTQNPLIPGLLEVLGTGPEQRP; from the coding sequence ATGGACCGCCCCGAAATCCCCCTCGCGCAGCTGTACGCCTTCGTCGTGCTCGCCGAGGAGCTCCACTTCGGCCACGCCGCCACCCGCCTCGGCATCGCCCAGCCACCCCTGAGCCAGCAGATCCGCCGCCTGGAGGACAAGGTCGGCCACCCTCTGTTCAGCCGCGAACCCGGCCGGGTCGCCCTCACCCCAGCGGGGCGGGAACTCCTCCCCCCGGCCCGGCACGCCCTCACGGGCCTGGCGGACGGCCTCGCCGCGGCCCGGGAAGCCGGCAGCGGGAGAGCGGGCAGGCTGCGCATCGGATTCGCCGCATCCCTCGCCCTGACCGTCCTGCCCGGCCTGCTCCGGACCTTCCACGAGCGCTTCCCCGCCGTGCGCCTGGACATCCAGGAGATGACCACGACCCCCCAACTGGCCGCGCTGCGCGAGCGGACCATCGACGTGGGGCTGCTGCGCGAACCACCCGCCGATGACGCGGCACTCGGCTTCGCCACCGTACTGACCGAACCGTTCGTGGCGGTCCTGCCGTCGGCGCATCCCCTCGCACGACAACGGACCGTGCGCGTCGAGCAGTTGGCCGACCTGCCCTTCGTCCTCCTGCCTCGTACGGTCGGCCCGTCGCTGTACGACCAGATCGCCGGCCTGTGCGCTGCTGCGGGCTTCACGCCCGAGGTGGTGCAGCACGCCGTGGAGTGGCAGACCGTCTGCGCCCTGGTGGAGACCGGTCTGGGCGTCTCGCTGGCTCCCGAGAGCGTCCGCCGCATCCGCCTCAAGGGGGTCGCCTACCGCAGGATCGATCTCGACGCCACGCTGACACGCGTCGCCGCCGCCTGGCGCAAGGACACCCAGAACCCCCTGATCCCAGGCCTGTTGGAGGTGCTCGGCACCGGTCCGGAGCAGAGGCCTTGA
- a CDS encoding RidA family protein has protein sequence MTERRSLLSGSTFEEQIGYARAVIDGDWVHVSGTTGFDYTTMTISEDVVEQAEQCLRNVEAALVEAECTFADVVRVRYLLPDRADFEPCWPALRRAFGEVRPAATMLMCGLADPRMKIEIEVYARRAAA, from the coding sequence ATGACAGAGCGACGTTCCCTCCTCAGCGGCTCCACGTTCGAAGAGCAGATCGGCTATGCCCGCGCCGTGATCGACGGCGACTGGGTGCACGTCTCCGGGACGACCGGATTCGACTACACCACGATGACGATCTCCGAGGACGTGGTCGAACAGGCCGAGCAGTGCCTGCGCAACGTCGAGGCCGCCCTCGTGGAGGCGGAGTGCACCTTCGCCGACGTGGTCCGCGTGCGCTATCTGCTGCCGGACCGCGCCGACTTCGAGCCCTGCTGGCCGGCGCTGCGCCGGGCCTTCGGCGAGGTCAGGCCGGCCGCCACGATGCTGATGTGCGGCCTCGCCGACCCGCGTATGAAGATCGAGATCGAGGTGTATGCGCGACGGGCCGCCGCGTAA